One part of the Bacillus sp. FJAT-27916 genome encodes these proteins:
- a CDS encoding DUF6063 family protein: MNAEILKKASSVYFTLLKDKVIDETSEYFQSYYEPDVRQAVMILADESGTFIIESPKRIHLVVQPTGSVFATNFTHMKDRHRHIENKKHFHLMSVIIMSFMAMIDKNQAAKIRTKREGITFYALERHVNELMNKWTVMLKENPSVALDEMIDMQEIVTTWTHMEVDTDEFSLRKGNRRTRIGLIAGAMKLLETEGLIIILDREDIPKALPKTELFERIEFLYHDYDRYEQMKRLMASKEEEHAEDPSN; encoded by the coding sequence ATGAATGCAGAAATCCTGAAAAAGGCGTCCTCCGTATACTTTACTCTATTAAAAGATAAAGTCATCGATGAGACTAGCGAATATTTTCAATCCTATTATGAGCCTGATGTCCGTCAGGCTGTCATGATCCTGGCAGATGAGTCAGGAACCTTTATTATTGAATCACCAAAAAGGATTCATCTAGTTGTGCAGCCGACAGGCTCGGTGTTTGCGACAAACTTTACACATATGAAGGATAGACACCGTCATATCGAAAATAAGAAGCATTTCCACTTGATGAGTGTCATCATCATGAGCTTCATGGCCATGATTGATAAGAATCAGGCGGCAAAAATCAGAACAAAGCGGGAAGGCATTACTTTCTATGCACTTGAACGCCATGTGAATGAGCTAATGAACAAATGGACCGTCATGCTGAAGGAAAACCCGTCTGTTGCCCTCGATGAAATGATTGATATGCAGGAAATCGTGACAACATGGACCCATATGGAAGTGGATACGGATGAATTCAGCCTGCGTAAAGGGAACCGCCGTACGAGAATCGGCTTAATTGCCGGAGCGATGAAGCTTCTTGAAACAGAAGGCTTGATTATCATCCTTGACCGAGAGGATATACCGAAAGCTCTGCCGAAGACAGAGCTTTTCGAGCGAATCGAGTTCCTTTATCACGATTATGACCGCTATGAGCAAATGAAACGTTTGATGGCGAGCAAGGAGGAAGAGCATGCCGAAGATCCATCGAATTAG
- a CDS encoding metal ABC transporter solute-binding protein, Zn/Mn family produces MKKTRLWSMMVFILSLVLLSGCGEENAASGDNDGKIQIVATTGMIADLAANIGGDLVEVEGLMGPGVDPHLYKATQGDMEKIDQAEMIFYNGLHLEGKMQDILEKMEKKKPVIAVTKDIEKGKLQTVEDNTFDPHIWFDVELWIETLDVVKDALIAEDKENKGTYEENYKAYKQELMKLDQYAAEQLSSIPVEQRILITAHDAFGYFGEAYGLEVRGLQGISTLSEYGSKDVSELRDFIVEKKIKAIFVESSVPQKAIQAVIEGAERKGHTVEVGGELFSDAMGENGTEEGTYIGMIKHNVDTITNALR; encoded by the coding sequence ATGAAGAAAACAAGGTTATGGAGCATGATGGTATTTATTTTGTCGCTTGTGTTACTAAGCGGCTGCGGAGAGGAGAATGCTGCTTCTGGCGATAATGACGGTAAGATTCAGATTGTTGCCACAACTGGGATGATTGCCGATTTGGCAGCTAATATTGGCGGTGATTTAGTAGAGGTAGAGGGATTGATGGGTCCTGGTGTTGACCCGCATCTATACAAGGCCACTCAAGGGGATATGGAGAAGATTGATCAGGCTGAGATGATTTTTTATAATGGCTTGCATCTCGAGGGGAAAATGCAGGATATCCTGGAAAAGATGGAAAAGAAGAAACCGGTTATTGCTGTCACGAAAGATATTGAGAAAGGGAAACTTCAGACTGTCGAAGATAATACATTTGACCCTCATATCTGGTTTGACGTTGAGCTTTGGATAGAAACACTGGATGTTGTGAAGGATGCCCTGATTGCGGAGGATAAAGAAAACAAGGGAACCTATGAGGAGAATTATAAGGCATACAAGCAAGAGTTGATGAAGCTTGATCAATATGCAGCTGAACAATTATCAAGCATCCCTGTGGAACAACGGATACTGATCACAGCCCATGATGCTTTCGGATATTTTGGAGAAGCGTACGGACTTGAGGTAAGGGGCTTGCAAGGGATCAGCACTTTGTCTGAATATGGCTCAAAGGATGTATCAGAATTAAGGGATTTCATTGTGGAGAAGAAAATCAAAGCAATCTTCGTGGAATCAAGCGTTCCACAAAAAGCCATTCAAGCTGTCATTGAAGGAGCGGAAAGGAAAGGCCATACCGTAGAGGTCGGTGGTGAGCTGTTCTCAGATGCAATGGGAGAAAACGGGACAGAGGAAGGCACCTATATTGGGATGATTAAACATAATGTCGATACAATTACGAACGCATTACGATAG
- a CDS encoding metal ABC transporter ATP-binding protein produces the protein MEALKVDHVTIAYHDKPVIEDISFMIPKGKLVGIIGPNGAGKSTLLKGILELLPRISGDITILGSDYKSAKKRLGYVPQRESVDWDFPTNALDVVMMGRYGHLGWFKRPGSREREIAMRCLKKVGMEDFSKRQISQLSGGQQQRVFLARALAQEADLYLMDEPFAAVDAATEKAIITLLNELKQQGKTVLVVHHDLSTVKEYFDWTILINKHLIGYGETEEIFTVDNLHKTYGGSLTVLDGQSNALIQVK, from the coding sequence ATGGAAGCATTAAAGGTCGATCATGTAACAATTGCCTATCATGATAAACCGGTCATTGAGGATATTTCATTTATGATCCCAAAAGGGAAGCTTGTCGGAATTATTGGGCCGAATGGGGCTGGAAAGTCCACATTATTAAAAGGCATCCTCGAATTGCTGCCAAGAATATCAGGCGATATCACTATACTTGGGAGCGATTATAAATCTGCTAAAAAACGTCTTGGCTATGTTCCGCAGAGGGAATCAGTCGACTGGGATTTCCCGACGAATGCTCTAGACGTTGTCATGATGGGACGATACGGACATTTAGGATGGTTTAAGCGGCCAGGTTCAAGAGAGCGGGAAATCGCTATGCGGTGTTTGAAGAAAGTGGGGATGGAGGATTTTTCGAAAAGGCAGATCAGCCAATTATCAGGCGGACAGCAGCAAAGAGTATTCTTAGCCAGAGCACTTGCACAAGAGGCTGATTTGTATCTGATGGATGAACCATTTGCCGCAGTGGATGCCGCCACTGAAAAAGCCATTATTACCTTGTTGAATGAGTTAAAGCAGCAAGGGAAAACAGTACTTGTCGTGCATCATGACTTATCCACTGTGAAGGAATACTTTGATTGGACGATTCTGATCAATAAACATTTGATTGGATATGGGGAGACAGAAGAAATCTTTACGGTAGATAATCTGCATAAAACATATGGCGGGAGTTTGACTGTCCTGGATGGACAGTCAAATGCCCTCATACAAGTAAAGTGA
- a CDS encoding metal ABC transporter permease — MNLTAVLNDPNTMWILLGSMLLGLSSGVIGTFAYLRKQALIGDALSHAALPGICIAFLITGTKSIIFFLIGAAISGLMAIFLIGLFTRKSRIKQDSAFGIVLSVFFGAGIVMLTRIQQGGAGNQSGLDKFLFGQTASMLMSDVITMVIISLFLITVTALCFKEFKLVSFDPGFASGIGYPVSWLEYWMMFLIVISVVTGIQAVGVVLMVALLITPAVSARYWTEDLRVMIVLSGFFGMMSGISGTLLSTVANNLPTGPLTVLSASFWFLISVIFAPKRGVLMKFTRRNKIKREYLRSQQTIMAEGRKSV, encoded by the coding sequence ATGAATTTAACGGCCGTTTTAAATGATCCCAATACAATGTGGATCTTACTTGGCTCAATGCTTTTAGGTTTATCAAGTGGTGTTATTGGCACATTTGCTTATTTGCGCAAGCAGGCTTTAATTGGAGATGCCTTATCACATGCTGCTCTGCCAGGTATCTGTATCGCTTTTCTAATCACGGGAACTAAATCAATCATCTTCTTTTTGATTGGGGCTGCTATATCTGGGCTAATGGCCATCTTCTTGATTGGTTTGTTCACACGAAAATCTAGAATCAAGCAGGATAGTGCATTTGGGATTGTTTTAAGTGTATTTTTTGGTGCTGGCATTGTAATGCTCACCCGTATCCAGCAGGGAGGTGCGGGGAACCAGTCTGGTCTAGATAAGTTTCTATTTGGCCAGACTGCGTCCATGCTCATGAGTGATGTCATTACAATGGTAATCATATCGTTATTTTTGATAACCGTTACGGCATTGTGCTTTAAGGAATTTAAGCTTGTGTCGTTTGACCCTGGATTTGCTAGTGGGATTGGTTATCCTGTGAGCTGGCTGGAATATTGGATGATGTTTTTGATTGTTATATCCGTTGTCACAGGTATCCAAGCGGTTGGTGTCGTATTGATGGTCGCGCTGTTAATCACACCTGCTGTGTCAGCGAGATATTGGACGGAGGATTTACGGGTGATGATTGTTCTATCCGGTTTCTTTGGAATGATGAGCGGCATATCCGGTACACTCCTTAGTACAGTAGCCAATAATCTCCCAACCGGGCCATTGACAGTCCTCTCGGCAAGCTTTTGGTTTCTAATCTCCGTCATTTTTGCTCCTAAACGAGGTGTGCTTATGAAGTTTACGAGAAGGAATAAGATTAAACGGGAGTACCTCCGAAGCCAACAAACCATTATGGCAGAAGGGAGAAAGTCTGTATGA
- a CDS encoding metal ABC transporter permease, whose translation MNAFWIILIGFFVAGSCSILGCFLILRKMALVGDAISHSVLPGIVLVFLFTGSRDSVWMMFGAAVFGLLCVYLIQKFQQGGVQTDAAIGVTFTALFSIGVLLISMFTRQVDLDLDCVLYGEIAFAPWDTWSAGGVNMGPMAVWVTGLAFLLNILIVTVFYKQFKICSFDPAMALALGIPVLFFHYLLMGLVSVTTIASFESVGAILVVGMLIVPAATAYLLTDRMSMMIVISVVSGGISSIGGYYMAMVLDASIAGCMITAAGIQFLLVFFLSPTHGMLWKKYKHHKLRQASTS comes from the coding sequence ATGAATGCGTTCTGGATCATCCTCATTGGCTTTTTTGTCGCAGGCTCTTGCAGCATTCTTGGCTGCTTCCTCATTCTCCGCAAGATGGCTCTTGTTGGAGATGCCATCAGCCATTCCGTATTGCCCGGCATTGTGCTAGTCTTCTTATTTACCGGTTCCCGTGATTCTGTTTGGATGATGTTCGGAGCAGCGGTATTCGGACTATTATGCGTGTATTTAATTCAAAAATTCCAACAAGGCGGCGTTCAGACGGATGCAGCTATTGGTGTGACTTTTACTGCCCTGTTTTCTATAGGGGTACTGCTTATATCGATGTTTACCCGTCAGGTCGATTTAGATCTTGATTGTGTCCTTTACGGAGAGATTGCTTTTGCTCCTTGGGATACTTGGAGTGCAGGCGGGGTGAATATGGGGCCGATGGCAGTTTGGGTGACAGGCTTAGCTTTCTTATTGAACATACTGATTGTCACTGTATTTTATAAGCAGTTCAAAATCTGCAGTTTTGATCCTGCCATGGCACTTGCTCTCGGTATTCCGGTACTTTTCTTTCATTATTTATTGATGGGTTTAGTATCGGTGACGACGATTGCTTCTTTTGAGAGTGTCGGTGCCATTCTGGTTGTTGGCATGCTGATTGTACCAGCCGCAACTGCCTACTTACTAACCGATCGTATGAGCATGATGATTGTCATTAGTGTTGTTTCAGGAGGAATTAGTTCAATAGGCGGCTACTATATGGCGATGGTTCTAGATGCTTCGATAGCCGGATGCATGATTACCGCTGCTGGGATTCAGTTTCTGCTTGTCTTCTTCCTCTCACCAACGCACGGGATGCTTTGGAAAAAATATAAGCATCATAAACTTCGCCAAGCAAGTACTTCATGA
- a CDS encoding glycoside hydrolase family 73 protein: MTRKKKRPNIAGPLIIFALLFLGLWKLIDAYEPVPVSLDNSKEIQELVDEVSFGKVQVNWREVAAVLQVKYSMDTVTTSQIQRTAKHFIERDNGEYTLKTMKSVMDDLHFTKEEIDKANNAITALNEQKSDHSSQRAFINKMKDGAMANYERYGILPSITIAQAVLESNWGNSGLTKEYNNLFGIKGHNWDGATANLETKENYDDQITSDFRVYGSLEDSIKDHGQFLVENKRYEKNGLFDGETYQEQAKALEDAGYSTATDENGEKIYSSMLINIIKTYELQVIDSEAELNLNA, encoded by the coding sequence ATGACACGTAAGAAAAAACGACCCAATATCGCAGGTCCTTTAATCATATTTGCCCTGTTATTCTTAGGCTTGTGGAAATTGATTGATGCTTATGAGCCTGTGCCTGTATCATTGGATAATTCGAAGGAAATCCAGGAGCTGGTCGATGAGGTTAGCTTCGGAAAGGTGCAGGTTAATTGGCGGGAGGTTGCGGCCGTTCTTCAGGTTAAGTATTCAATGGATACCGTGACAACAAGTCAAATCCAACGAACAGCGAAGCACTTCATTGAACGGGATAATGGAGAGTATACATTGAAAACCATGAAGTCTGTTATGGATGATCTGCATTTTACGAAAGAGGAAATCGATAAAGCGAATAATGCGATAACAGCCCTGAATGAGCAAAAAAGTGACCACAGCAGTCAGCGGGCATTTATTAATAAAATGAAAGATGGGGCAATGGCCAACTACGAGAGGTATGGCATCCTGCCCTCCATCACGATTGCCCAGGCTGTCCTTGAATCAAACTGGGGCAATTCGGGACTTACAAAGGAATATAATAATTTATTCGGGATCAAGGGTCATAACTGGGATGGTGCTACCGCTAATCTAGAGACGAAAGAAAACTATGATGATCAGATTACAAGTGATTTTCGTGTGTATGGTTCGTTAGAGGATTCCATCAAGGACCATGGTCAATTTCTAGTCGAGAATAAGCGTTATGAGAAGAATGGGCTCTTTGATGGAGAAACTTATCAGGAGCAGGCAAAGGCTCTTGAGGATGCTGGCTATAGTACTGCCACTGATGAAAATGGAGAAAAAATCTATAGCAGCATGCTCATAAATATTATTAAGACATATGAATTACAAGTAATTGATAGTGAAGCTGAATTGAACTTAAATGCGTAA
- a CDS encoding DUF3892 domain-containing protein codes for MNNNNEWFNSIYEEYLNSADVSANKEEMIPGKERIIAVQKNDDGDIIAFKTESGRELDYLTALDEAKGGKLAHIDVFHKYGRDIIRSEPDGTKENNLDQMPEF; via the coding sequence ATGAATAATAATAATGAATGGTTTAATTCCATCTATGAAGAGTACCTGAACTCTGCCGATGTTTCAGCAAATAAGGAAGAGATGATTCCAGGCAAGGAACGCATTATCGCCGTCCAAAAAAATGATGATGGTGATATCATTGCCTTCAAAACAGAGAGCGGAAGGGAGCTTGATTACTTAACCGCCTTAGATGAAGCTAAAGGTGGCAAGCTCGCTCATATTGATGTGTTTCATAAATACGGCCGGGATATTATCAGAAGTGAGCCTGATGGAACAAAGGAAAATAATCTGGATCAAATGCCGGAGTTTTGA
- a CDS encoding LysR family transcriptional regulator, with protein MNLRQLHYFRTLAKIEHYTQAAAQLSITQPSLSHAITELEKELGVFLFEKQGRNIRLTKYGKIFLTYVDSALCELEKGEKKIKKLMNPEQGQIDLAFIYTLGSRFIPTSIEAFVKETEYKDITFSFAQGTTKSIIQGLKDEKYDLAFCSYMENEKEIDFTPVAEQELVLAVHPDHPLAQKVTVDIGETVPYPYIFYSKESGLRPLIDKIFKEENLKPEIVCEVEEDSAVAGLVSVNYGIAIMPRLSTIENQATIKLIKISNPIHKRFIYLASMKNYFLSPSVRLFRDFIIEFAKDQSHQLF; from the coding sequence ATGAATTTACGCCAACTGCATTATTTCCGAACCTTGGCCAAGATTGAACACTATACACAGGCAGCGGCCCAATTATCCATCACTCAGCCCAGTCTAAGCCACGCGATTACAGAGCTGGAAAAGGAATTAGGCGTTTTTTTGTTTGAAAAGCAAGGTAGAAACATCCGTCTGACTAAGTACGGGAAAATATTCTTAACCTATGTCGATTCCGCCCTTTGTGAATTGGAAAAAGGTGAAAAGAAAATCAAGAAGTTAATGAACCCTGAACAAGGACAGATTGACTTAGCATTTATCTATACGCTTGGTTCCCGGTTCATTCCAACATCAATTGAAGCATTCGTGAAAGAAACAGAATATAAGGACATTACCTTTTCTTTCGCTCAAGGAACAACCAAAAGTATTATACAGGGACTTAAGGATGAAAAATACGATCTCGCTTTTTGCTCGTATATGGAGAATGAGAAAGAAATTGATTTCACACCAGTAGCAGAGCAGGAATTAGTACTGGCCGTTCACCCTGATCATCCATTAGCTCAAAAAGTGACCGTTGATATTGGGGAGACGGTACCCTACCCCTATATTTTCTACTCAAAAGAAAGCGGCCTAAGGCCTTTAATTGATAAAATTTTCAAAGAGGAGAATCTCAAACCCGAAATCGTGTGCGAGGTTGAAGAGGACTCCGCAGTCGCAGGGCTGGTCTCTGTCAATTATGGAATCGCCATTATGCCAAGGCTATCAACCATTGAGAATCAAGCAACGATTAAATTGATTAAGATCTCCAATCCAATACATAAGCGATTTATTTATCTTGCCAGTATGAAAAATTACTTTCTTTCCCCATCTGTCAGGCTATTTCGAGATTTCATCATTGAATTTGCGAAGGATCAATCTCATCAGTTGTTCTAA
- a CDS encoding oxidoreductase produces MTNYQHIFEPLQVKMMTLKNRIVMPPMGTNFGGQHGEFNEDHISYYEQRAKGGTGLIIVENANVDFPLGSNGTTQIRIDHDKYIPGLYNLTETLHKYGTNVAIQINHAGASAVPARIEGLQPVSASNIPSKTGGAIPRPLTKEEILEIVEKYGQAAKRAQAAGFDAVEIHAGHSYLLCQFLSPLYNNRTDEFGGSYENRARFARMVIDRVRAEVGPFFPIMLRFSADDLLAGGNTLEDTLNILEYLNDEVDIFDVSAAVNDSVHYQIDQMNLPDGWRSYMAKAVKEKFGKVTMTTGNIRNPQIADDILANGHADLIGMGRGLIADPSWVNKVEQQNEELIRKCISCNIGCAGHRIGLNRPIRCTINPNLYVEDSHKENRIKDTTNVVVIGGGTAGLEAACTAAEVGCTVYLFEQKPYLGGLAREIATLPAKNRISDFPNYLVKRAEKLKNLITFTNTKADIELIEQFKPDVVVNATGSQPLLPPIPGLLDRIDKDGEKIYSIMGLLNKLDEFNELDVEGKKIGVIGGGAVGLDVVEYFSERGADVTIVERLPMLGRDLDHITRISMMSMIKEKNVTVHTNTSLMEVASDHFKLQYEGVDSNLEFDYGFVCLGMKPVNENVSFLQKHFAKKGVEFVNIGDSQRARKIMDGVREGRNITDTLKKIGAI; encoded by the coding sequence ATGACGAACTATCAGCACATTTTTGAACCGCTTCAAGTGAAAATGATGACATTGAAGAACCGTATCGTTATGCCGCCAATGGGTACAAACTTCGGCGGGCAGCACGGGGAATTTAATGAAGATCACATCAGCTACTACGAGCAAAGAGCAAAAGGCGGAACAGGCCTTATTATCGTAGAAAATGCAAATGTCGACTTCCCGCTCGGATCCAACGGAACAACACAAATCCGTATCGATCACGACAAATATATTCCTGGACTTTATAATCTAACTGAAACTCTTCATAAATATGGTACGAATGTAGCCATTCAAATTAACCATGCCGGGGCTTCTGCCGTTCCAGCACGTATTGAGGGACTTCAACCGGTTTCTGCATCCAATATTCCTTCTAAGACTGGCGGTGCCATTCCTAGACCACTTACAAAGGAAGAAATTCTTGAAATCGTAGAGAAATACGGACAAGCGGCTAAACGTGCACAAGCAGCTGGCTTTGATGCTGTTGAAATTCATGCGGGTCACTCTTACTTATTATGCCAATTCTTATCTCCTTTATATAATAACCGTACAGATGAGTTTGGCGGAAGCTATGAAAATAGAGCTCGTTTCGCTCGTATGGTTATCGACCGCGTTCGTGCTGAGGTTGGTCCGTTCTTCCCAATCATGCTTCGTTTCAGCGCCGATGACCTATTAGCTGGCGGTAACACATTGGAAGACACGCTTAATATCCTTGAATACTTAAACGACGAAGTGGATATCTTCGACGTATCCGCTGCTGTCAATGACTCTGTACATTACCAAATCGACCAAATGAACCTACCTGACGGATGGCGTTCATACATGGCGAAAGCCGTTAAAGAAAAATTCGGCAAAGTAACGATGACAACTGGTAACATCCGTAACCCGCAAATCGCTGATGATATCCTTGCAAATGGACATGCTGACTTAATTGGGATGGGCCGTGGATTGATTGCCGACCCTAGCTGGGTGAATAAAGTAGAACAGCAGAACGAAGAATTAATTCGTAAATGTATCTCTTGTAACATTGGATGTGCTGGTCACCGCATCGGTTTAAACCGGCCAATTAGATGTACGATTAACCCGAACCTTTATGTAGAAGATTCTCATAAAGAAAACCGCATTAAAGATACGACAAATGTTGTTGTCATCGGCGGCGGTACTGCTGGTCTTGAAGCTGCTTGTACAGCTGCAGAAGTTGGCTGCACAGTTTACTTGTTCGAGCAAAAGCCATATCTTGGCGGCTTGGCTAGAGAAATTGCTACACTACCAGCGAAAAACCGTATCTCTGACTTCCCTAACTATTTAGTGAAACGTGCGGAGAAATTGAAAAACTTGATTACATTCACAAATACGAAAGCTGACATCGAGCTGATTGAACAATTCAAGCCGGATGTAGTTGTGAATGCAACAGGTTCGCAGCCATTACTTCCGCCAATCCCTGGTCTTCTTGACCGCATTGATAAAGATGGCGAGAAAATTTACTCCATCATGGGCTTATTGAATAAATTAGATGAGTTCAATGAATTGGATGTTGAAGGCAAGAAAATTGGCGTTATCGGCGGAGGAGCCGTTGGTCTTGATGTTGTCGAATACTTCTCTGAAAGAGGAGCAGACGTGACAATCGTTGAGAGATTGCCGATGCTCGGCCGTGATTTGGATCATATCACTCGTATTTCCATGATGAGCATGATCAAAGAGAAAAATGTCACAGTTCATACGAATACTTCTCTTATGGAAGTTGCTTCTGACCACTTCAAGCTTCAATATGAAGGTGTCGACAGCAATCTTGAGTTTGATTATGGTTTCGTTTGCCTAGGTATGAAGCCTGTAAATGAGAATGTATCTTTCTTACAAAAACATTTTGCTAAAAAAGGCGTTGAATTTGTCAATATCGGTGACAGTCAGCGTGCCCGCAAAATCATGGACGGCGTACGTGAAGGAAGAAACATCACAGATACATTGAAAAAAATCGGTGCTATTTAA